The nucleotide sequence TTAACaaaccaaatacattttttcacaGTCAACAAAGGCCCATTCTAAGTTTGTTTTGTTgatctttgatttgaaaagtcACCATGCTTATAGTCAATAACCTTTTCTTTCTTGATTAGAAAAGAAACTTTTAGAGTACAGAGTTTAGTTAAAGTACTACCAATGTCCCTGTCAAGGCTGTTAAGTCCAAAGGGCAGCAGAGACACAACAAACTAAGATGTTTAAGTTAGGGTCGAGTCACAACAAGTGGTTTTGCAGaccaaatattaataaaaatgacaatttcccAACAGAATCATATGACTATTGCGAACACTGACCTTTCGTGCAAACTCAGGAAGTACGAATGCCGCTTTGTGAACCTGCGTGTTATAATATTTCAGGTTCATGTTTTCCAGTTCTCCATTTGACAGTTCTTTCACTGGCTTTTGGAAATCTGTTTCCTAAAAGGGAAGGGACAGTTTGacaataattatattaaaaaaaaatcaatcacatGGAAACAACAAGCAGGTTGGAAAATATGGGGTGTTGAAACACTTACAGGGTTCTTACTGCAGAGCATGAATCCAATTTGTCCACTGGGATAAGTTGGGATGGTGCCATAGGCATAGTCCACTACTGGGAATAAGCTTTTGCAGAAggtttgcatttcttttatCAGATCCAAATGCAGCCATTGGCATTCTCCTGCGCACATTACAATAACTGCTTTGTATcagagtacagtgttccctcgcttatcgcggttaatggggaccccccccccccacaataAGTgtatttccgcgaagtaggggtgccccttcaaaaatgcttaaagaaacgtctaagcaccaccaagcaaaaacataatagtagtccgtatggaggatcttctgcagttttttgcacgtaagaaacatcgttattgggagttgtgaacagttttttttgggcggtgaagatgcgcctgtaaacagccatgacgtcatcaatgcgattcctgaactctcaccatgttattgaccatttctttgatgcaattactaattcttattgaatattttgtttctacctcttgtaaaatgatgtaatttataattttaacttaatatctttaatttttttattttttttttctgaaaaaaatctgcgaagctctgagtccgcgatagctgaagcgcgaagtagcgagggaacactgtatatgtgcTATATTAATCCAATTTAAGAACAAAGCTTAAACATAAAGTTAAACTACCACTTCTGCTACTGcagttgaaacaaaaaaaatagaatttgggAACATAAGGTGCCTGGAACATACAGCTAGAAAACTcctgattcatttatttaactcatttcTTCTCTACCCTCTTGGCTTTAAGTCTAAAATGGGCAAAAGATATATAACTTGGCTTTCACAGAGGTGAATACTGcttcaaaaaatgaatcaagtctgtgattaaatgaaataaaaagtacCCTGAGAGCAGAGAATGCCGCCATTTGTCAATGCTGTCTTCATTAGTTGATAGTAACTCTCCTTGAATAAACTCTCAGCAGGGCCTGCATCACAGACAGAAACATGTCAATAAAGATATGGCACAAACTCTTTGGAAAGTTAACTTACCAACAGGGTCCGATGAATCAGTGATAATGACGTCAAAGGCATCCTGGTTTTTCTTCATGAACTCAAAGCCATCACCTACGTGGAGGGTGAGTTTGGGACTAAAGAAACCTTTGGCCATTCCAGGGAGGAATTTTTTCGAGACTTCAATAACATCCTATGAAGGAGACAAGGGGGTATTGGGGTGAGCATTCGCTatggcaggggtcgggaacctttttgaccaagagagccataaaaattcatattttcaaacattattccttgagagatatactaagaatttaaaagtaaaaatacatgaaaatgtatccagttattattcatttcaccactttgaaagtaaaaaataagtcttaattctttt is from Stigmatopora nigra isolate UIUO_SnigA chromosome 1, RoL_Snig_1.1, whole genome shotgun sequence and encodes:
- the srm gene encoding spermidine synthase; the protein is MDNIRDGWFKETCTLWPGQATSLEVDEILYHKKSNFQDVLVFKSKTYGNVLVLDGVIQCTERDEFAYQEMIANLPLYSHPSPKKVLIIGGGDGGVLREVVKNPEVESVVLCEIDEDVIEVSKKFLPGMAKGFFSPKLTLHVGDGFEFMKKNQDAFDVIITDSSDPVGPAESLFKESYYQLMKTALTNGGILCSQGECQWLHLDLIKEMQTFCKSLFPVVDYAYGTIPTYPSGQIGFMLCSKNPETDFQKPVKELSNGELENMNLKYYNTQVHKAAFVLPEFARKVLKEP